The Sneathia sanguinegens genome segment GCTATTTAGAAGATCCGACAGAATTAATATTAGATCCTATGCCAAACCTATATTTCACAAGAGATCCTTTTGCTTCAGTACAAAATGGTGTTATATTAAATAGAATGTATTCAGTTACTAGAAATAGGGAAACTATTTATGCTTACTATATTTTCCATTATCATCCAGAATATAAAGGAAAAGTTACAATGTTTTATGATAGAACTAATCCATTTCATATAGAAGGTGGAGATGTTTTAAATATTAATAATGAAACACTTGCTATAGGTATTTCACAAAGAACAGAAGCTGCAGCGATAGATTTGGCAGCTAAGAAGTTACTATTTGATAAAGAAAATTCAAATATTAAAACAATATTAGCATTTAGAATAGCTGAATCAAGAGCATTTATGCACTTAGATACAGTATTTACACAAATAGATTATGATAAATTTAGTGTTCACCCAGCAATTTTAGGACCTTTAGAAGTTTATGAAATTACTAGAAATGGGGATGACATAAAGGTAATTAAAAAAGAAGGTAAATTAGAAGATATTTTGTCTAACTGCCTAGGTAAGAAAGTAACATTAATACCTTGTGGTGGCGGAAATAGAATAGCTGCAGAAAGAGAACAATGGAATGATGGATCTAATACATTATGTATAGCTCCAGGTACTGTTGTAGTTTATGATAGAAATGAAGTTACAAATGCCTTATTAAGAGAACATGGTATTAATGTAATAGAAATGCCAAGTGCTGAATTATCAAGAGGTCGTGGAGGACCTAGATGTATGAGTATGCCATTAATAAGAGAAAATGATTAGAGAAAGGAAAAAAGAAAATGCCAAAGAATTTACAAGGAAGAAGTTTTTTAAAATTATTAGATTTTACAAGTCAAGATATAAGATATTTGTTAGATTTATCAAAAAAATTTAAGGAATTAAAATTAACTAGAACACCACATAAGTATCTTGAAGGTAAAAATATTGCATTATTATTTGAAAAAACATCAACAAGAACTAGATGTGCATTTGAAGTTGCAGGGTATGATTTAGGTATGGGAGTTACATATCTAGAACCAGGTTCATCACAAATGGGTAAAAAAGAAAGTATTGCAGATACAGCTAGAGTACTAGGTAGAATGTATGATGGAATAGAATATAGAGGTTTTTCACAAGATTTAGTACAAGAATTATCAGATAAAGCTGGTGTTCCTGTTTGGAATGGTTTAACAGATATGTTCCATCCAACACAAATGCTTGCTGACTTATTAACAATTGAAGAAAACTTTGGGCATTTAAAGGGTATAAATTTTACATTTATGGGTGATGCAAGAAATAATGTGGCTAATTCATTATTAATAGCTTGTGCAAAAATGGGACTTAATTTTACAGCTTGTGGACCTAAGGAATTAGTTCCAAAAGAATCATTAATTGAAAAAGCAAAAGAAATTGCAAAAGAAACTGGAGCAAAGATAAAATTTACTGAAAATGTTGAAGAAGGTTGTAAAAATGCAGATGTAATTTATACAGATATTTGGGTATCAATGGGAGAACCAGATTCTGTTTGGGAACAAAGAATAAAATTATTAAGTCCTTATCAAGTAAATAAAAAAGCTATGGAATATGCAAATTCTGAAGCAATTTTCTTACATTGTTTACCATCATTCCATGATAGAAATACAACAATAGGTGAACAAATATTTGAAAAATATGGTTTACCTGAAATGGAAGTTGCAAATGAAATCTTTGAAGGCCCTCAATCAAAGGTTTTTGATGAAGCTGAAAATAGAATGCATACAATAAAAGCAGTTATGTATGCAACATTAAAATAATGAAAAAAAGAATTGTAATAGCTTTAGGAGGAAATGCTCTAGGTAAGACACCTGAACAACAATTAGAATTAGTTCGTGGAACTGCTAGAGTGATAGTTGAAATGGCCAAAGAGGGATATGATATAATAGTTGGTCATGGAAATGGACCTCAAGTTGGAATGATAAATCTTGCAATGGATTATGCAGCAAATGGAAGTGCTGGGACACCATATATGCCTTTTGCTGAATGTGGAGCTATGAGTCAAGGTTACATAGGATATCATTTACAACAAGCTATAAGGGAAGAATTAAAAAGACAACAACTAGAAAAAGATGTTATTTCAGTTGTTACACAAGTATTAGTTGATCCAAAAGATAAAGCTTTTGAAAATCCAACAAAACCAGTTGGAATGTTTTATACAAAGGAACAAGCAGATAAAATTTCAAAAGAAAAAAATTTCGTATTTGTTGAAGATGCAGGTAGAGGTTATAGAAGGGTTGTGCCATCTCCATTACCACTTGAAATTATTGAATTAAATAGCATAGAAAAATTAGTTAATGCTAATACTATAGTTATAGCAGTTGGTGGCGGAGGAATACCGGTAATAAATACAATTAATGGTTTAAAGGGAGTAGATGCAGTAATAGATAAAGATAGATCTAGTGCAAAATTAGCCTTAGATTTAAAAGCAGATATGTTAGTTATATTAACAGCGGTTGACAATGTTTATATAAATTATAATAAGGTTAATCAAGAAAAATTATCTACATTGACTTTAGATGAAGCAAATCGCTATATAAAAGAAGGTCAGTTCGCTAAAGGAAGTATGTTACCTAAAGTTGAAGCTTGTATTGATTTTGTTAAACACTCAAATAATGCTACAGCATTGATTACATCTCTAGAAAAAGCAGCTCAAGCTTTAAAAGGTGAAGTTGGAACAATTATAAAAAAATAAGTTTATATAGAAAGAAGGTAAGATTATGGCAAAGAAGGAAAGAAAATCACTTTCTGCATATTCAATAATCTTGATTTTGCTTATTGTATTAGCTATTTTAACATGGCTATTACCACATTTACCTAGTACAATAACTGGGGAAATGATAGAAAAAGATTCTTCATTAGTTACTGGTGTAAATCGTGCAACAATTTCAGATATCTTCATGGCACCATTTAATGGTTTTAAAGATGCAATAGATGTTTGTGTCTTTGTCTTATTTCTTGGTGGATTTTTAGGAATAGTTACCAAAACAAAAGCTTTGGATGCTGGTATAGCTGCCTTAGTCAGAAAATTAAAAGGTAATGAAATTATACTAATACCAATATTAATGACTTTATTTTCAATAGGTGGATCAACTTATGGAATGGCAGAAGAAACAATAGCATTTTACACATTAATTTGTTCTACAATGGTTGCTGCAGGATTTGATACTATGGTTGGAGCAGCTGTAATATTGCTTGGAGCAGGTGTTGGTTGTCTAGGATCAACTATTAATCCATTTGCAACAGGTATCGCAATGGCAACAGTTGTTGATGGAGGATTGAAAGTTGAAAATGCATATATATTAATACTAGGTGTTATTTTATGGATAACTTCATTGATTGCAGCTATTATATATGTTATGAGATATGCAGAAAAAGTAAAAAGAGATAAGGGTTCAATATTTTTATCATTAAGAGAACAAAAAGAAATGAATGAACATTTTGGACATGTAGATTTTAATGAAGTAGACTTTACAAGTAAACAAAAAGTAACTTTAATAGTTTTTGCAATAACATTTATAGTTATGATTATTTCATTAATAGCATGGGGAAAATATGATATTCATGTATT includes the following:
- the arcA gene encoding arginine deiminase, producing MVINVRSEINRLKKVLLHRPGNELLNLTPDSLQRLLFDDVPFLKVAQKEHDAFAQILRNNGVEVVYLEDLVAETLDSSEELKVKFLTQFIEEGGVKHEVYKKALLDFFLKYKDTKEMVLKTMEGVNMSELNMPRHDLVSYLEDPTELILDPMPNLYFTRDPFASVQNGVILNRMYSVTRNRETIYAYYIFHYHPEYKGKVTMFYDRTNPFHIEGGDVLNINNETLAIGISQRTEAAAIDLAAKKLLFDKENSNIKTILAFRIAESRAFMHLDTVFTQIDYDKFSVHPAILGPLEVYEITRNGDDIKVIKKEGKLEDILSNCLGKKVTLIPCGGGNRIAAEREQWNDGSNTLCIAPGTVVVYDRNEVTNALLREHGINVIEMPSAELSRGRGGPRCMSMPLIREND
- the argF gene encoding ornithine carbamoyltransferase; this translates as MPKNLQGRSFLKLLDFTSQDIRYLLDLSKKFKELKLTRTPHKYLEGKNIALLFEKTSTRTRCAFEVAGYDLGMGVTYLEPGSSQMGKKESIADTARVLGRMYDGIEYRGFSQDLVQELSDKAGVPVWNGLTDMFHPTQMLADLLTIEENFGHLKGINFTFMGDARNNVANSLLIACAKMGLNFTACGPKELVPKESLIEKAKEIAKETGAKIKFTENVEEGCKNADVIYTDIWVSMGEPDSVWEQRIKLLSPYQVNKKAMEYANSEAIFLHCLPSFHDRNTTIGEQIFEKYGLPEMEVANEIFEGPQSKVFDEAENRMHTIKAVMYATLK
- the arcC gene encoding carbamate kinase, translated to MKKRIVIALGGNALGKTPEQQLELVRGTARVIVEMAKEGYDIIVGHGNGPQVGMINLAMDYAANGSAGTPYMPFAECGAMSQGYIGYHLQQAIREELKRQQLEKDVISVVTQVLVDPKDKAFENPTKPVGMFYTKEQADKISKEKNFVFVEDAGRGYRRVVPSPLPLEIIELNSIEKLVNANTIVIAVGGGGIPVINTINGLKGVDAVIDKDRSSAKLALDLKADMLVILTAVDNVYINYNKVNQEKLSTLTLDEANRYIKEGQFAKGSMLPKVEACIDFVKHSNNATALITSLEKAAQALKGEVGTIIKK
- a CDS encoding YfcC family protein; amino-acid sequence: MAKKERKSLSAYSIILILLIVLAILTWLLPHLPSTITGEMIEKDSSLVTGVNRATISDIFMAPFNGFKDAIDVCVFVLFLGGFLGIVTKTKALDAGIAALVRKLKGNEIILIPILMTLFSIGGSTYGMAEETIAFYTLICSTMVAAGFDTMVGAAVILLGAGVGCLGSTINPFATGIAMATVVDGGLKVENAYILILGVILWITSLIAAIIYVMRYAEKVKRDKGSIFLSLREQKEMNEHFGHVDFNEVDFTSKQKVTLIVFAITFIVMIISLIAWGKYDIHVFEGWSSFLTGVPLGEWYFGELSMWFTFMGLIIAIINKYSEKETIDAFLAGSADILSVVLIIALSRGVSVLMKNTYLDKYILNMASMKLAGLPAIVFAPASYILYMILSFLIPSTSGLATVSLPIMAPLTQSIGFRPEVMIMIFSGACGLINLITPTSGVVMGGLSTAKVEFGTYVKWVMKLLGIIFILNVVILTIAMYVIK